Below is a window of Candidatus Thiodiazotropha endoloripes DNA.
ACCATCGGCCCACTGCTCTTTCTCAATCACTTCAGCAAACGATTGATAGAGTTTTGTTGCATCCAGCAAAGCGATATGCACCGGCGGTACCAAGGACATCAAGCGTGGCTCGTCCCGGTCTGGCATGAGCACCAGGGTGCCGGTCTCGGCAATCCCACAGCGGCTGCCGGTGATGGCTGCATCAATCTGTGAGAAGAGCTCGGGCTTCCAGGATTCGATGGGTTGATCGTATTGATGAAATAGGGTGCTTTCAATGTTACTCATGCTCAATTGATTACCGGTGTCTCCTGTACCGGTCAGGACTTGATGCAGGCCCCGCTTGGGTAGCTCTTCCGCTAACCAGTCGATCCATTGGGCGGCGGGCAGGGTGTGGACTTCACCGTGTACGGACTTTTGGCTCTCGATAAACCGGGTGATGCGTTGTTCGACGCTCCAGGCTTCCAGGGAGGGAGTACTTGGCTCTGGCTGCTCCAGCTCGACCTGATTGTCACGCAGGCGCTGCAGGATGTTGTCTCTGGTACTACTCATCGTCATATCCCTGCTGGCGGGCCAGTTCGCTGAGTGACTTGGAGGAGGGGGTCGGGATGGGGCGATAACGTGTCCAGCCCTTCGAGAGAGGCGGCTTGATGCGACGTAATCGGGTTGCCAGATATTTGAAGGCACGGTAGATCCTGGGTCTTGCGTAGATATGCTGCCAGAGTTTCCAGATCAGGGCTTCACTTCGGCTGCGCAGAGCCCCTGTTCCAGGTACGCCGTTTTCGCTCGGTTTTGCCTCCACTGCTTCGGCACGCAGACGGTTGATCAGTTTAGGCAGCGGGATGCGCACCGGGCAGACCTCACCGCAGGCTCCGCACAGGGTGCAGGCGGAGGTCAGGCTGCCGACCTTGTCGATGCCCAGACGTTGCGGTTCCAGCAGGATGCCGATCGGGCCAGGGTAGGTTGTGCCGTAGGCGTGTCCCCCCACATGTACATAGACCGGGCAGTGGTTCATACAGGAGCCGCAGCGGATGCAGCGCAGGGTGTCGACCAGCTCCTCGTTACGGCGGATGCGAGATCTTCCATTGTCCAGCAGCACCAGATGGACCTGCTCCGGACCATCCTTCTCGCCGGGCTGGCGGGGGCGGCTGATCATGTTGAAATAGGTGGTGATCGGCTGGCCGGTGGCGGACTTGGTGAGAATCTCCAACAGCGGAGGTACGTCAGAGAGTTTCTCCACCACCTTTTCGATACCGGTGATGGCGATGTGGATCCGGGGCGCTGTGGTGCTGAGTCGGCCGTTACCCTCATTCTCCACCAGGCAGAGGGTACCGGTCTCCGCGACGGCGAAGTTGACACCGGAGATGCCGGCGTCCGCATAGGCGAACTTCTTGCGCAGCACCTGGCGGGCGCAACCGGTCAGCTCGTCAACATCGTCGGTGTAGGGCTGTTCCGGATGAAACTTCTGAAACAGTTCCGCCACTTCGAAGCGGTTCTTGTGGATCGCCGGAACAATGATATGGGAGGGGGGCTCCTGGGCCATCTGCAGGATGTACTCACCCAGGTCGGACTCGATCACTTCGATGCCCCGTTGCTCCAGGTAGTGGTTGAGATCGGTCTCCTCCGAGACCATCGACTTCCCCTTGACCACAAAAGTTGCCTGCTCTGCCTCGAGGATCTCATGGATCAAGGCGTTGGCCTGCAGCGGGGTCTCCGCCCAGTGTACCTGGATACCGTTCTCGGTGAGTTTGGCTTCGAGCTGCTCAAGCAGCTCGGCCTGGCGGCTGAGGGATCGGTTGCGGATCCCTTTCGCCCGATAACGCAGTGCCTGGAGTTGCCGATCATCCGGGAACTGGGCCAATCGACGTTCACGGATGCCATCCATGGCACTGCGGAAGTTACGCCGCAACTGGTCGTTGTGCAGTGCCTTGTCGATGCGTTGGTAGAAGGCCTGGTATTGGTTCATTCAGCTTCTCCGCTGGTTCTATCCAGGAGAAACTCCGCCACATGCTGGGTTGGCAGCTCACGTTGCTGATGCTCCAGTGAACCGCTTATGTTCATCAGACAACCACAATCCTGGCTGATCACCATCTGGGCACCGCTGGCCAGCAGGGCATCACACTTGGCCTCCACCATGGCGCCGGAGA
It encodes the following:
- a CDS encoding LutC/YkgG family protein; this encodes MSSTRDNILQRLRDNQVELEQPEPSTPSLEAWSVEQRITRFIESQKSVHGEVHTLPAAQWIDWLAEELPKRGLHQVLTGTGDTGNQLSMSNIESTLFHQYDQPIESWKPELFSQIDAAITGSRCGIAETGTLVLMPDRDEPRLMSLVPPVHIALLDATKLYQSFAEVIEKEQWADGLPTNVLLISGPSKTADIEQTLAYGIHGPKQLITLLLV
- a CDS encoding LutB/LldF family L-lactate oxidation iron-sulfur protein, which encodes MNQYQAFYQRIDKALHNDQLRRNFRSAMDGIRERRLAQFPDDRQLQALRYRAKGIRNRSLSRQAELLEQLEAKLTENGIQVHWAETPLQANALIHEILEAEQATFVVKGKSMVSEETDLNHYLEQRGIEVIESDLGEYILQMAQEPPSHIIVPAIHKNRFEVAELFQKFHPEQPYTDDVDELTGCARQVLRKKFAYADAGISGVNFAVAETGTLCLVENEGNGRLSTTAPRIHIAITGIEKVVEKLSDVPPLLEILTKSATGQPITTYFNMISRPRQPGEKDGPEQVHLVLLDNGRSRIRRNEELVDTLRCIRCGSCMNHCPVYVHVGGHAYGTTYPGPIGILLEPQRLGIDKVGSLTSACTLCGACGEVCPVRIPLPKLINRLRAEAVEAKPSENGVPGTGALRSRSEALIWKLWQHIYARPRIYRAFKYLATRLRRIKPPLSKGWTRYRPIPTPSSKSLSELARQQGYDDE